The stretch of DNA CCGAGCCACTTCGGTCCGCTACAGCACCCCACCTGCACAGCCTCCCGTTGCGTTTGTCATTCACGACGTGGTGCTCCGCACCCGCGCGATTTATGCGTTCACGCGAGGCGGACCACTGCCGTTCGCCATGCAAGCGCAGGGCCATGCATCGAGCTTGACGCATCCTGAGGCTGCGGCTAGGTTTCCTTGCTGTTTTGCGCGGCTGTCCGTTGCACCGCCCGCGCCGCGATGCGGTAGCGGGCGGTGGCGTTAGCCGCACCCCGAACTCCGCGAATCAGAAGACATGACGCGTCATCCGACCGCCCGCCGTGTGCACCGCCAGGACTCGGCCCCCGACGACGTGTTCGTCGCCGGCGTCCTCGAGACCAGCGCCTGGGCGAAGCAGAACAGCCGCATGCTCATCATCGGCGGCATCGTCGCGGCCGTCGTCATCCTGGGCGCCATCTACTTCATCACGAGCCGGAACTCGCAGAACGCACAGGCTGCGTCCCAGCTCACGCAGGTCCGCGCGGTGGCGCTCAGCGGCAACAACCAGCTGGCGATCCGCGAGCTCGAGCAGTTCCTCTCCAACTTCGGTGGCACGCCGTCCGCCGGCGAAGCGCGTCTCATGCTCGGCAGCGCCTACCTTCAGGCAGGACAGGCTCAGCAGGCGCAGGAAGTAGTCCAGCCGATCGCGGACGATCTGGGCTCCGGCCTGGGCGTCAACGCCGCCATGCTGCTTGCCGGCACGTACGAGGCCGCCCAGGAGCCGCACCGCGCCGAGGAGGTCTATCTCGACGTGGCCGAGGATGCCCGCTTCCTGTTCCAGCGGCAGGACGCACTCGAC from Longimicrobiales bacterium encodes:
- a CDS encoding tetratricopeptide repeat protein — encoded protein: MTRHPTARRVHRQDSAPDDVFVAGVLETSAWAKQNSRMLIIGGIVAAVVILGAIYFITSRNSQNAQAASQLTQVRAVALSGNNQLAIRELEQFLSNFGGTPSAGEARLMLGSAYLQAGQAQQAQEVVQPIADDLGSGLGVNAAMLLAGTYEAAQEPHRAEEVYLDVAEDARFLFQRQDALDNAARIRLQRGDAAGAAELYQRLLDITPQNNTERPIFELRLGEARALAAVGGTTSAAVPPAPAPAPATAPQGAEQPAQPPPTSTTGQ